Proteins from a genomic interval of Nitrospina gracilis Nb-211:
- a CDS encoding sulfurtransferase TusA family protein encodes MDLKSLNLPPEIVQELEDFAAEVERLERGDVGEEDFKRFRLQHGIYGQRQTGHVQMVRTKLPLGRYTTDQLRGLADFADKYSNKILHVTTRQDIQFHFVALEDVPQGLQDLAAHGITTREACGNTVRNVTACHKAGTCKEETFDVVPYARAVSRYLLRHPLTQNLPRKFKISVGGCNGCSLAPIHDIGLNGVIRDGRRGFRMIIGGGLGSSPRLAQHFSDFVPAEDLLRACEAVIRVFDQHGNKQNRNKARFKYVLDKYGIDKTKKLVEEEFAKLEGKTFPEIDVPDEAIPNIPGFTPTQEFDSDPDFQNWAARNTFPQRQEGFYNVHIKLQLGDLTSDHARAIAKMTDDFAGGRLVNTVHQNIMIPWVKKEAFGNIFGELKKIGQHKAGTEELKDMTCCPGSETCNLGITHSRGLINQLTEDIENLYTGSTDLDSLSIKASGCPNSCGQHHIADIGFSGSAKKVNGVLAPHYEMMLGGYVTETGARFSQHVVKIPAKNVPLATRRTVDAYKKDRKDGETFPQFFDRVGKDYFAELLEDLKDLPSITESPQSYVDYHSTDKFTLDDRGQGECAGGVSDMITDQLSEAERALFQSTRAFEKQLIADSVRQANRSLALAAKALLVTEGMDFEDNLETMKKFESLIVETGIVSETHAGVAERFQKDPETAEPEFAQGLIDESKTLIGECRKAYDKMQSEKSLRIRVTDEVAEQAKASAAGNGNTTTAEAVHAQIDLKGVKGPQNYVKTKLKLESLSPGQKLEVVLDDGEPAENVPRSVQNDGHKLVSHVRDNGHHIIVFEKV; translated from the coding sequence ATGGACTTAAAATCATTGAATCTCCCCCCGGAAATCGTGCAGGAGTTGGAAGATTTCGCCGCCGAAGTGGAACGCCTCGAACGGGGCGACGTCGGCGAGGAAGACTTCAAGCGCTTCCGCCTGCAACACGGCATTTACGGTCAACGTCAAACCGGCCACGTGCAGATGGTGCGCACCAAGCTCCCTCTGGGCCGGTACACCACCGACCAGTTGCGCGGCCTGGCCGATTTCGCGGATAAATATTCCAATAAAATCCTGCACGTCACCACCCGGCAGGACATTCAGTTTCATTTCGTGGCGCTGGAAGACGTGCCGCAGGGCCTGCAGGATCTGGCCGCCCACGGCATCACCACCCGCGAAGCCTGCGGCAACACCGTGCGCAACGTCACCGCGTGCCACAAGGCCGGTACCTGCAAGGAAGAAACCTTCGACGTGGTGCCCTACGCCCGCGCCGTGTCCCGGTATTTGCTGCGCCATCCGCTCACCCAGAACCTGCCGCGCAAATTCAAAATCAGCGTTGGCGGGTGCAACGGATGCAGTCTCGCGCCCATTCATGACATCGGCCTGAACGGCGTCATCCGCGATGGACGCCGCGGTTTCCGCATGATCATCGGCGGCGGCCTGGGTTCGTCCCCGCGTCTCGCCCAGCATTTTTCGGACTTCGTTCCGGCGGAAGACCTTCTGCGTGCCTGCGAGGCGGTGATCCGCGTGTTCGACCAGCACGGCAACAAGCAGAACCGCAACAAGGCGCGGTTCAAGTATGTTTTGGACAAATACGGCATCGACAAAACCAAAAAGCTCGTGGAGGAGGAATTCGCCAAGCTCGAAGGCAAAACGTTTCCTGAAATCGACGTGCCCGATGAGGCGATTCCAAACATTCCCGGTTTCACCCCGACTCAGGAATTTGACAGCGACCCCGACTTTCAGAACTGGGCGGCGCGCAACACCTTCCCGCAGAGACAGGAAGGGTTTTACAACGTGCACATCAAGTTGCAGTTGGGCGACCTGACCAGCGACCACGCCCGCGCCATCGCCAAAATGACCGACGACTTCGCCGGCGGCCGCCTGGTGAACACGGTGCACCAGAACATCATGATCCCGTGGGTGAAGAAGGAAGCCTTCGGCAACATCTTCGGCGAACTCAAGAAGATCGGCCAGCACAAGGCGGGCACGGAAGAGTTGAAAGACATGACCTGTTGCCCCGGTTCGGAGACCTGCAACCTCGGCATCACGCATTCGCGCGGGCTGATCAACCAGCTCACCGAGGATATCGAAAACCTGTACACCGGTTCTACCGACCTGGATTCCTTGTCGATCAAGGCCAGCGGTTGCCCCAACTCCTGCGGCCAGCATCACATTGCGGACATCGGGTTTTCCGGCAGTGCCAAAAAGGTCAACGGCGTGCTCGCCCCGCATTACGAAATGATGCTGGGCGGTTACGTGACGGAAACCGGAGCGCGGTTCAGCCAGCACGTCGTCAAGATCCCTGCGAAGAACGTGCCCCTGGCAACACGGCGCACCGTCGACGCTTACAAGAAGGACCGCAAAGACGGTGAAACCTTCCCGCAGTTCTTCGACCGCGTCGGCAAGGATTATTTTGCCGAACTGCTGGAGGATCTCAAAGACCTGCCGTCCATCACCGAGTCGCCGCAGTCTTACGTCGATTATCACTCGACGGACAAATTCACGCTGGACGACCGCGGCCAGGGCGAATGCGCCGGCGGCGTATCCGACATGATCACCGACCAGTTGTCCGAAGCGGAGCGCGCCCTGTTCCAGAGCACCCGCGCGTTCGAGAAGCAACTGATCGCCGACTCCGTGCGCCAGGCCAACCGTTCACTGGCTTTGGCGGCGAAAGCCCTGCTGGTGACCGAGGGCATGGACTTCGAGGACAACCTGGAGACCATGAAAAAGTTCGAGTCGCTGATCGTGGAGACCGGCATCGTATCCGAGACCCACGCCGGGGTGGCCGAACGTTTCCAGAAAGATCCGGAAACCGCCGAGCCGGAATTCGCGCAGGGTCTGATCGACGAATCGAAAACGCTTATCGGCGAATGCCGCAAGGCATACGACAAGATGCAGTCGGAGAAATCCCTGCGCATCCGCGTCACCGATGAAGTCGCCGAGCAGGCGAAGGCATCCGCCGCCGGTAATGGAAACACCACCACCGCGGAGGCCGTGCACGCGCAGATCGACCTCAAAGGCGTCAAAGGTCCGCAAAATTACGTGAAGACCAAACTCAAGCTGGAAAGCCTGTCACCCGGACAGAAGCTGGAAGTGGTTCTGGACGACGGCGAACCGGCGGAAAACGTCCCGCGCAGTGTCCAGAACGACGGGCACAAACTGGTTTCTCACGTCCGGGACAACGGGCACCACATCATCGTCTTCGAAAAAGTCTAG
- a CDS encoding YicC/YloC family endoribonuclease — protein MLKSMTGFGRSEKQSGAFSCKAEIRSVNNRFIEANTRLPKHLSALELPLKKCIKARCARGTFDVFLTLERSEGEPADQRLKPNIELASQYVEAARQLKSQFGLTGDLPIEALLNMRDILVAEPLELDPAQESVVMETVEDALTALIQMRAEEGANLEAELAQYIRRIGEHLETIKERQPMVLDAYRERLQDKIQALTTGQDLDETRLAQEVAIMADRSDISEEISRLQSHLGQFAELLGSKEPAGRKLEFITQEINRETNTIGSKSSDYPTSQAVIEIKSILEKIREQLQNIE, from the coding sequence ATGTTGAAAAGCATGACCGGCTTCGGCCGGTCAGAAAAACAGAGCGGAGCGTTTTCCTGCAAAGCCGAAATCCGCTCGGTCAACAACCGCTTCATCGAAGCCAACACCCGCCTGCCGAAACACCTGAGCGCCCTTGAGTTGCCCCTCAAAAAATGCATCAAGGCCCGGTGTGCACGCGGCACCTTCGACGTGTTCCTCACCCTGGAACGGTCCGAGGGCGAACCCGCCGACCAGAGACTCAAACCCAATATCGAGCTGGCATCTCAATATGTGGAAGCCGCACGCCAACTGAAGAGCCAGTTCGGGCTGACGGGCGACCTGCCGATCGAGGCCCTGCTCAACATGCGGGACATCCTGGTGGCGGAGCCGCTGGAACTGGACCCGGCGCAGGAATCGGTGGTGATGGAAACCGTCGAAGACGCACTCACTGCGCTCATCCAGATGCGCGCCGAAGAAGGCGCCAACCTGGAAGCCGAACTCGCCCAGTACATCCGCCGGATCGGCGAACATCTCGAGACCATCAAGGAACGCCAGCCGATGGTGCTGGACGCCTACCGTGAACGCCTTCAGGATAAAATTCAGGCGTTGACCACCGGGCAGGACCTGGACGAAACCCGGCTGGCGCAGGAAGTGGCCATCATGGCCGACCGGAGCGACATCTCCGAGGAGATCAGCCGCCTGCAAAGCCACCTCGGCCAGTTCGCGGAACTGCTCGGTTCCAAGGAACCCGCCGGGCGCAAGCTGGAGTTCATCACCCAGGAAATCAACCGCGAGACCAACACCATCGGGTCCAAGTCCTCAGACTACCCCACTTCCCAGGCTGTGATCGAGATCAAAAGCATTCTGGAAAAAATCCGCGAACAGTTGCAGA